From one Luteolibacter sp. SL250 genomic stretch:
- a CDS encoding family 43 glycosylhydrolase yields the protein MIQALSISFLLSLTGLGSPLPAGADPHVIRVGETYWMYPTESGAPEPLFAAYRSTDLKEWKREAVILKLSDLPWVKEDPAPRRLAWAPSMLEKNGRYYFYYSVGPQSAQFPSHIGVATGDSPTGPFRDSGGALLTGGNGFEAIDPMAFTDPVNGKTYLYTGGSDGARLRIFELEDEPVKIRREVPTTTPPHFTEGSFMHRRGDTYYLSYSNGRWNRDEYSVHYATAPSPVGPWKYRGMILSKDEERQGPGHHSFVESPDGEWFIVYHRWETKERPGPYRGRRQIAVEKIQYDEKGLILPVVMTGPAGD from the coding sequence ATGATCCAGGCTCTATCGATTTCTTTCCTGCTCAGCCTCACGGGCCTGGGCAGTCCGCTGCCCGCCGGGGCGGATCCCCACGTCATCCGCGTGGGGGAAACCTACTGGATGTATCCCACCGAGTCGGGTGCTCCCGAGCCCCTCTTCGCCGCCTACCGGTCCACGGATCTGAAGGAATGGAAGCGGGAAGCCGTCATCCTGAAGCTGTCGGACCTGCCGTGGGTGAAGGAAGACCCCGCCCCCAGAAGGCTGGCATGGGCACCGTCGATGCTGGAGAAGAACGGCCGCTATTATTTCTATTACTCGGTGGGACCACAGAGCGCCCAATTCCCCAGCCACATCGGCGTCGCAACGGGAGACTCCCCCACCGGCCCGTTCCGCGACAGTGGCGGCGCGCTGCTGACCGGCGGAAATGGCTTCGAAGCGATCGACCCGATGGCGTTCACCGATCCGGTAAACGGAAAGACCTACCTCTACACGGGTGGCAGCGACGGGGCCAGGCTCCGGATCTTCGAACTGGAGGACGAGCCGGTGAAGATACGGCGGGAGGTCCCGACCACCACCCCGCCGCATTTCACCGAGGGATCCTTCATGCACCGCCGCGGGGACACCTACTACCTCTCCTACAGCAACGGCCGGTGGAACCGCGATGAATACTCCGTCCACTATGCGACCGCTCCCTCCCCTGTGGGACCGTGGAAATACCGGGGGATGATCCTTTCCAAGGACGAGGAACGGCAGGGACCGGGCCACCATTCCTTCGTGGAATCTCCTGACGGCGAATGGTTCATCGTCTATCACCGCTGGGAAACGAAAGAGCGGCCGGGGCCTTACCGGGGCCGCAGGCAGATCGCCGTGGAAAAGATCCAATACGATGAAAAGGGCCTGATCCTGCCGGTGGTGATGACCGGTCCGGCCGGAGATTGA